One genomic region from Paramicrobacterium agarici encodes:
- a CDS encoding ferrochelatase, with translation MTQVLNASPAASSGTPHVDEPSRYDGILLVGFGGPEGPADVMPFLRNVTKGRGIPDERLTEVAEHYHHYNGVSPINTHNRELKAALQKELASRGIDLPVFWGNRNWAPYLHEAIADADARGATSLLATVTSAFSSYSSCRQYREDLWEALRHADAVDRVTIDKVRQYFDHPGFVEPFVDGVDAALRSLESDGLDLTRDIEVLFVTHSIPSADAQNSGPRDLDLGAGGAYEAQHRAIADVVMRAVSSRRSGCNEADAPAEWKLVYQSRSGAPSTPWLEPDVNDAIAELASSRRAVVVVPIGFVSDHMEVMWDLDNEARKTADAHGLAMIRVATPGTHPAFVSGLADLIEERIDGTPPTGRPALTALGPWFDVCRPGCCASARAGARCAVSGLKP, from the coding sequence ATGACACAAGTCCTGAATGCCAGCCCTGCTGCTTCCTCCGGCACACCGCATGTCGACGAACCGTCGCGATACGACGGAATTCTGCTCGTCGGTTTCGGAGGCCCCGAAGGCCCAGCCGACGTCATGCCGTTCCTGCGCAATGTCACGAAGGGCCGCGGCATTCCCGACGAGCGCCTCACCGAGGTTGCCGAGCATTACCACCACTACAACGGCGTCAGCCCGATCAATACCCACAACCGAGAGCTCAAGGCAGCGCTCCAGAAGGAACTGGCCTCGCGCGGCATCGACCTTCCGGTGTTCTGGGGAAATCGCAATTGGGCTCCCTATCTGCACGAAGCGATCGCTGATGCTGACGCCAGAGGCGCGACGTCCCTTCTCGCGACTGTCACAAGCGCGTTCTCGTCGTACTCGAGCTGCCGGCAGTATCGCGAAGATTTGTGGGAGGCCCTTCGTCACGCCGATGCCGTCGACCGCGTGACCATCGACAAAGTGCGCCAGTATTTTGACCATCCGGGTTTCGTCGAGCCTTTCGTCGATGGTGTCGATGCTGCACTCCGCAGTCTCGAGAGCGATGGCCTCGATCTCACCCGCGACATCGAGGTGCTTTTCGTCACGCACTCGATCCCGAGCGCTGACGCGCAGAACTCGGGGCCCCGCGATCTGGATCTCGGGGCCGGCGGTGCCTATGAGGCACAGCATCGGGCGATAGCCGACGTTGTGATGCGCGCGGTCAGCAGCCGGCGGAGCGGCTGCAACGAAGCTGACGCTCCCGCTGAATGGAAGCTGGTTTACCAATCCCGTTCGGGCGCCCCGTCGACGCCATGGCTCGAACCCGACGTCAACGACGCTATTGCCGAGCTGGCGTCGAGCCGTCGCGCTGTCGTTGTCGTTCCGATCGGATTCGTCAGCGACCATATGGAGGTGATGTGGGATCTCGACAACGAAGCACGGAAGACAGCCGACGCGCACGGCCTAGCGATGATCCGTGTCGCGACTCCCGGCACGCACCCCGCGTTTGTCAGCGGCCTCGCCGACCTCATCGAGGAGCGCATTGACGGCACACCCCCCACCGGGCGGCCCGCCCTCACAGCGCTGGGCCCATGGTTCGATGTCTGCCGCCCCGGATGCTGTGCCAGCGCTCGCGCTGGGGCACGCTGCGCCGTGTCCGGGCTCAAACCGTGA
- a CDS encoding TspO/MBR family protein — MNRSAAHDSAHSQESRAPSGGLSDRRPRGSDRVRQIVVLVLAVLAIAGAAIGSGAFGGTQIQDAAGGALDSDSTLIAPAGPAFSIWSVIYLGLLAYAVWQLFPNQAGRSVHRRVGYLIAVSMLLNAAWIGVVQLGLLGGSVAVIVALLAVLCAVFAVLQKTPRQAGSRGAAVAEAIILDGTMGLYLGWVTIATAANIAAWLSALGFTGWGVRPQVWGVIVVAVAGLIGVATAVGDRGRLAPALALAWGLGWLAFGRLGGEPVSVSVGTAAVVAVVVVVVATLIVRIVAERAPERAAG; from the coding sequence ATGAACCGTTCTGCCGCTCACGACTCCGCACACTCGCAGGAATCTCGTGCGCCTTCGGGCGGTCTCTCGGACCGGCGTCCACGGGGCAGTGACCGCGTTCGACAGATCGTTGTTCTGGTTCTCGCGGTGCTTGCAATCGCGGGCGCAGCGATCGGGTCGGGTGCGTTCGGCGGAACACAGATTCAGGATGCTGCCGGAGGTGCTCTTGACTCTGATTCCACGCTGATCGCACCCGCCGGTCCTGCCTTCAGCATCTGGTCGGTGATCTACCTCGGTCTTCTGGCTTACGCCGTGTGGCAGCTGTTCCCGAATCAGGCGGGTCGCAGCGTGCACCGTCGCGTTGGGTATCTCATCGCGGTTTCGATGCTTCTCAACGCGGCGTGGATCGGCGTTGTGCAGCTCGGTCTTCTCGGAGGCTCGGTCGCGGTCATCGTCGCGCTGCTCGCTGTACTCTGCGCTGTGTTCGCCGTACTGCAGAAAACACCGCGGCAGGCGGGTTCCCGGGGTGCTGCTGTTGCCGAAGCGATCATTCTCGATGGCACCATGGGCCTCTACCTCGGCTGGGTGACAATTGCGACTGCCGCGAATATCGCTGCATGGCTGAGTGCGCTCGGCTTCACGGGCTGGGGCGTTCGTCCTCAGGTGTGGGGTGTTATCGTCGTTGCCGTGGCTGGCCTCATCGGTGTCGCAACGGCGGTCGGCGACCGTGGGCGGCTCGCCCCGGCGCTCGCCCTCGCGTGGGGGCTCGGCTGGCTCGCCTTCGGGCGTCTCGGGGGAGAACCCGTCTCGGTAAGCGTGGGGACTGCAGCCGTCGTCGCCGTGGTCGTTGTCGTGGTCGCGACCCTCATCGTGCGAATCGTCGCTGAGCGAGCACCGGAGCGTGCAGCGGGCTGA
- a CDS encoding SDR family oxidoreductase, translating into MTRVLVTGATGYVGGRLVPQLLAAGHDVTVFVRSEWKLRDVPWRDEVRVETGDLTDTETTSRALGGIDVAFYLVHSMAAGSDFAATEKRSAEIFADAAARNEVSRIVYLGGLHPRTASLSKHLASRVAVGDIFLSSPVPAIVLQAGIIIGSGSASFEMIRHLTDVLPYMPAPRWVRNRVQPIAIRDVLRYLVKAVSLPERLNRAFDVGGPDVLRYGQMMNGYAIEAGLPQRPIASLPVFTPWLASQWVNVVTPVPRQIAVPIIASLQHECVVADRAIDRYIPPPAEGLLPYRSAVRLALRREAEGEVETSWQSATIPGAPSDPLPSDPEWAGHTVFTDLRTRTSTASAADVWRVIEAIGGRNGWYSFPLAWALRGAIDRLSGGVGMRRGRRHPSRVNTGDVIDVWRVESVERGRMLRLRAEMRMPGRGWLELGVSPIEDGSRYRQRAVYFPRGLLGRLYWLVLLPFHGVIFTGMARSILREAEHAAVVSRD; encoded by the coding sequence ATGACACGCGTTCTCGTCACGGGTGCGACTGGATATGTGGGCGGGCGACTGGTACCTCAGCTGCTCGCCGCAGGACATGACGTTACGGTGTTCGTTCGGTCTGAGTGGAAGCTCCGCGATGTCCCCTGGAGAGACGAGGTGCGTGTCGAGACAGGCGATCTCACGGACACCGAGACAACGTCCCGGGCGCTTGGAGGGATCGACGTCGCGTTCTACCTCGTGCACTCGATGGCCGCGGGTTCAGACTTCGCTGCCACAGAGAAGCGCTCGGCTGAGATCTTCGCTGACGCGGCGGCACGAAACGAGGTGAGCCGAATCGTGTACCTGGGCGGTCTGCACCCCCGCACCGCTTCACTCTCAAAGCATCTCGCGTCGCGCGTCGCCGTGGGGGACATCTTCTTATCGAGTCCGGTGCCCGCCATCGTTCTGCAGGCGGGCATCATCATCGGCTCAGGCTCGGCATCGTTCGAGATGATCCGCCACCTGACAGACGTGCTTCCGTATATGCCCGCGCCGCGCTGGGTGCGTAACCGGGTCCAGCCCATCGCTATCCGTGACGTCTTGCGGTACCTCGTCAAGGCGGTATCGCTCCCAGAGAGGCTCAATCGCGCATTCGACGTCGGGGGCCCGGACGTGCTGCGTTACGGGCAGATGATGAACGGATACGCGATCGAAGCCGGGCTTCCCCAGCGCCCGATTGCCTCGCTTCCGGTCTTCACTCCGTGGCTCGCCTCCCAGTGGGTCAACGTCGTCACCCCCGTACCGCGCCAGATCGCCGTTCCGATCATCGCCTCGCTGCAACACGAGTGCGTCGTCGCCGACCGGGCGATCGATCGCTATATTCCACCGCCCGCAGAGGGATTGCTCCCGTACCGCAGCGCGGTGCGGCTCGCACTGCGGCGTGAAGCGGAGGGCGAAGTTGAGACGAGCTGGCAGAGCGCGACGATTCCCGGCGCGCCGAGCGATCCGCTGCCGAGCGACCCAGAATGGGCAGGGCACACGGTCTTCACGGATCTCAGAACACGAACGAGCACGGCGTCGGCCGCCGACGTGTGGCGGGTCATTGAGGCGATCGGCGGCCGCAATGGCTGGTATTCATTCCCACTCGCGTGGGCACTGCGAGGCGCAATCGATCGGCTGTCCGGTGGAGTGGGAATGCGCCGCGGCCGCCGCCACCCTTCTCGAGTGAACACGGGCGATGTCATTGATGTGTGGCGCGTCGAATCTGTCGAGAGGGGACGGATGCTGCGCCTGCGCGCAGAGATGCGGATGCCGGGCCGCGGCTGGCTCGAGCTCGGCGTCTCCCCCATCGAGGACGGCAGTCGCTACCGTCAGCGTGCCGTCTATTTCCCCCGGGGACTTCTCGGCCGCTTGTACTGGCTTGTCCTGCTGCCGTTCCACGGTGTGATCTTCACGGGAATGGCCAGAAGCATCCTGCGCGAAGCCGAGCACGCAGCCGTCGTGTCGCGGGACTGA
- a CDS encoding prenyltransferase, whose translation MTPTSKTTATLRTLLITSRPLSWINTAYPFAAAYVLGTGRVDAALIVGTLFFLVPYNLAMYGINDVFDYESDLANPRKGGAEGAKLPPGLHRTTLVAAGVAAAPFIVVLAMFGLQHPLSLAVLAVSLFAVLAYSVRGLRFKEIPVLDSVTSSTHFVTPALFGIALAGTTMTVPLALAMLAFFLWGMASHAFGAVQDIGPDRAAGIGSIATVFGAATTVRLAFALWGVAGLLMLAAPWPANLAALGAVPYLLAVAPYLSITDDTAESSNRAWRRFLMINYAVGFGITILLIVCTMRGMFA comes from the coding sequence GTGACGCCGACATCTAAGACCACAGCAACGCTGCGCACGCTTCTCATCACGTCTCGGCCGCTCAGCTGGATCAATACGGCATACCCCTTTGCGGCGGCCTACGTTCTGGGTACCGGGCGCGTGGACGCTGCGCTTATTGTCGGCACCCTCTTCTTTCTCGTGCCGTACAACCTGGCCATGTATGGCATCAACGACGTCTTCGACTACGAATCTGACCTGGCGAATCCACGAAAGGGCGGCGCGGAAGGCGCGAAACTGCCACCCGGGTTGCACCGCACGACGCTCGTGGCTGCGGGCGTAGCGGCGGCACCATTCATCGTGGTTCTCGCGATGTTCGGCTTACAGCATCCGCTCTCTCTTGCCGTTCTGGCGGTCAGTCTCTTCGCCGTGCTCGCCTACTCTGTTCGGGGCCTGCGCTTTAAGGAGATTCCGGTTCTGGACTCGGTCACGTCGAGCACGCATTTCGTCACCCCTGCGCTCTTCGGCATCGCGCTGGCTGGAACGACGATGACCGTTCCGCTCGCTCTCGCGATGCTTGCCTTCTTTCTGTGGGGAATGGCGAGCCACGCGTTCGGCGCTGTTCAGGACATCGGTCCCGACCGTGCCGCCGGTATCGGCTCGATCGCCACGGTTTTCGGGGCGGCGACGACTGTGCGCCTTGCGTTCGCTCTCTGGGGCGTCGCCGGCCTGCTCATGCTGGCTGCACCCTGGCCCGCCAACCTCGCAGCCCTCGGCGCGGTTCCCTACCTTCTCGCCGTTGCTCCGTACCTCAGCATCACGGACGATACGGCGGAGTCAAGCAATCGAGCATGGCGGCGATTTCTCATGATCAACTACGCGGTCGGTTTCGGGATCACGATCCTGCTTATCGTCTGCACGATGCGGGGGATGTTCGCATGA
- a CDS encoding lycopene cyclase domain-containing protein: MTYSLMSVPFSIVAVGIFAVGGVRAHRTGCGGRYLASWAITVSALVALTLIFDNIMMAAGFFDYGTSQISGLRIGLIPAEDLLYPLAGSLFIAGLSSLISPERRDRDADI, from the coding sequence GTGACCTACAGCCTCATGTCCGTCCCGTTCTCGATCGTCGCCGTCGGCATATTCGCCGTCGGCGGTGTGCGAGCACATCGAACAGGATGCGGTGGACGCTACCTCGCCTCGTGGGCGATCACTGTGTCAGCCCTCGTTGCCCTGACCCTCATCTTCGACAACATCATGATGGCCGCCGGGTTCTTCGACTACGGCACGTCTCAGATCTCCGGACTCCGCATCGGCCTGATTCCTGCCGAAGATCTGCTGTACCCCCTGGCCGGCTCACTATTCATCGCAGGACTGAGCAGCCTGATTTCGCCCGAAAGAAGAGACCGTGACGCCGACATCTAA
- a CDS encoding lycopene cyclase domain-containing protein, translating into MIAIYAGCLLVSLTCIGLLDWRFRLALWRSPARSAAIIIVSVAFFAVWDVAGIALGVFRHTESQWATGILLAPHFPVEELIFLVFLSYLTLVMLSGSTRLLARRERK; encoded by the coding sequence GTGATCGCGATATACGCCGGCTGCCTGCTCGTGAGCCTGACGTGCATCGGCCTTCTCGACTGGCGATTCCGGCTCGCCCTCTGGCGATCCCCGGCGCGATCCGCCGCGATCATCATCGTTTCCGTCGCGTTCTTCGCCGTCTGGGACGTCGCCGGTATCGCCCTCGGAGTCTTCCGCCACACAGAGTCACAGTGGGCAACGGGCATCCTTCTCGCTCCGCATTTTCCTGTCGAGGAGCTCATCTTCCTCGTGTTCCTCAGCTACCTCACGCTGGTCATGCTGAGCGGAAGCACGCGCTTACTCGCCCGCCGGGAGCGCAAGTGA
- the crtI gene encoding phytoene desaturase family protein yields MTSRRAVVIGGGVSGLATACLLARDGHQVTLLERSEHFGGRAGVWRHQGFTFDTGPSWYLMPEVFEHFYRLMGTSTREQFDLVSLHPAYRVFPEPDGIAHSSSFDVRSGPESAAALFESIEPGAGRRLRRYLASASRAYHAAVDSFLYNPFASWRGLLSRRVLTAAPAVLPLLTRSLWAFIARRFADNRLRQVLGYPAVFLGTSPFEAPALYHLMSHLDLVDGVRYPSGGFTRVVESLVDLARAHGVDMRTNTDVVSIETQAGEARAVEYVLDGRTFRIPASTVVSAIDEHHTEQILLDAAARSYPASRWRRQVTGPSAVLLMLGVEGEIPQLPHHSLFFARDWHQNFDAIFGSRQRVPDPASLYVCKPSATDDVAPPGHESLFVLVPLPADTSIGHGGRDMAADERVAEIADRAIAQISTWANIPDLAERIVLRKTVGPADFEQQYNSFRGSALGPAHTLRQSAFLRGVTASRRVSGLYYAGATTVPGVGLPMCLISAELVLKNVRGDTSPGPLEVS; encoded by the coding sequence GTGACGTCACGGCGTGCCGTCGTCATTGGCGGTGGGGTGAGCGGTCTCGCGACCGCATGCCTGCTCGCGCGTGACGGCCACCAGGTCACACTCCTCGAGCGATCAGAGCATTTCGGAGGCCGCGCAGGCGTATGGCGGCATCAAGGATTCACCTTCGATACAGGACCCTCGTGGTATCTCATGCCTGAGGTCTTCGAGCACTTCTACCGGCTCATGGGCACGTCAACCCGCGAGCAGTTCGACCTTGTCAGTCTTCATCCGGCCTATCGAGTCTTTCCAGAACCCGACGGCATCGCACACAGCTCGTCCTTCGATGTTCGTTCGGGACCCGAATCGGCAGCGGCTCTGTTCGAGTCCATCGAGCCCGGTGCTGGTCGCCGGCTTCGCCGCTATCTAGCGTCTGCATCGCGCGCGTATCACGCTGCTGTCGATTCGTTCCTCTACAATCCTTTCGCCTCCTGGCGTGGGCTGTTGTCACGTCGCGTGCTGACCGCCGCGCCTGCCGTGCTGCCCTTGCTCACGCGGTCACTGTGGGCATTCATCGCACGGCGCTTTGCCGACAACCGCCTGAGGCAGGTCCTCGGATACCCGGCAGTCTTCCTCGGCACATCACCCTTTGAGGCGCCCGCGCTGTACCACCTCATGAGTCACCTCGACCTCGTCGATGGTGTCCGCTACCCGAGCGGAGGTTTCACGCGCGTCGTCGAGAGCCTCGTGGACCTGGCGCGAGCACACGGCGTCGACATGCGCACCAACACCGACGTCGTCTCCATCGAGACACAGGCCGGTGAGGCTCGAGCAGTCGAATACGTTCTCGACGGTCGCACGTTCCGGATCCCTGCGAGCACCGTCGTCTCGGCCATCGATGAGCATCACACCGAACAGATCCTGCTTGACGCCGCCGCGCGGTCGTACCCCGCCTCAAGGTGGCGCAGGCAAGTGACCGGACCGAGCGCCGTTCTGCTGATGCTCGGCGTCGAGGGCGAGATCCCGCAGCTGCCGCACCACAGTCTGTTCTTCGCTCGGGACTGGCACCAGAACTTCGATGCGATCTTCGGGTCACGACAGCGCGTCCCCGATCCCGCGTCACTCTACGTCTGCAAACCCAGCGCGACAGACGATGTCGCACCTCCGGGGCATGAATCGCTCTTCGTGCTCGTGCCGCTTCCCGCCGACACGTCGATCGGTCATGGCGGACGCGACATGGCTGCAGATGAGCGCGTCGCGGAGATCGCCGATCGTGCTATCGCTCAGATCTCGACGTGGGCGAACATTCCTGACCTTGCTGAGCGCATTGTGCTGCGAAAGACGGTCGGCCCCGCCGACTTCGAGCAGCAGTACAACAGCTTTCGCGGGAGCGCGCTCGGTCCCGCGCACACTCTGCGCCAGAGCGCATTTTTGCGCGGCGTCACAGCGTCACGCCGCGTCAGCGGTCTTTACTATGCCGGCGCGACAACGGTGCCCGGTGTCGGCTTGCCGATGTGCCTCATCAGTGCTGAGCTTGTGCTTAAGAATGTGAGGGGCGACACTTCGCCTGGTCCGCTGGAGGTGTCGTGA
- a CDS encoding phytoene/squalene synthase family protein: MKDSELHLYNTTSHASASVVIRQYSTSFGWACRLLDARARPHIENIYALVRVADELVDGPATSAGVDSSTQRLLLDELEQETERALAIGYSTNLIVHAFAFTARRHSITMDLCRPFFASMRCDLDQREYDVSELAEYIYGSAEVVGLMCLRVFEAGRERSAIERERLVDGARALGAAFQKINFLRDYGRDHDGLGRAYFAGTRHRLTDTSKADAVASIRSDLQIADATIPLLAPGCRAAVWAARSLFVQLTDQIEATPALVIEKRRVSVPTTVKAAILARALAMKAAK; encoded by the coding sequence GTGAAAGACTCCGAACTTCACCTCTACAACACCACGTCGCACGCGAGCGCCTCGGTCGTCATCCGCCAGTACTCGACCTCGTTCGGGTGGGCCTGTCGCCTGCTTGATGCCCGCGCCCGCCCGCATATCGAGAACATCTATGCACTGGTTCGCGTTGCCGACGAGCTCGTCGATGGCCCGGCAACGAGCGCCGGCGTCGACAGCTCGACACAGCGACTTCTTCTTGACGAGCTGGAACAGGAAACCGAGCGCGCGCTCGCAATCGGCTACAGCACGAACCTCATCGTTCATGCCTTCGCCTTCACCGCCCGGCGCCACAGCATCACTATGGACCTGTGCCGTCCGTTCTTCGCCTCCATGCGCTGCGATCTTGACCAGCGTGAATACGATGTCAGCGAGCTCGCAGAGTACATCTACGGCTCTGCCGAGGTTGTCGGGCTCATGTGCCTCCGCGTTTTCGAAGCGGGGCGCGAGCGTTCCGCCATCGAGAGAGAGCGCCTCGTCGATGGGGCACGCGCACTGGGCGCCGCTTTTCAGAAGATCAACTTCTTGCGGGACTACGGTCGCGACCACGACGGACTCGGACGCGCGTACTTCGCGGGAACGCGTCATCGCCTCACGGACACGTCGAAGGCCGATGCCGTCGCCTCGATCCGATCGGATCTGCAGATCGCCGATGCCACGATTCCTCTCCTCGCTCCCGGCTGCCGCGCCGCCGTATGGGCCGCCCGGTCTCTGTTCGTCCAGCTCACTGATCAGATCGAAGCAACTCCGGCTCTGGTCATCGAGAAGCGCCGCGTGAGCGTTCCCACAACGGTGAAAGCGGCGATTCTGGCCCGGGCGCTCGCGATGAAGGCAGCGAAGTGA
- a CDS encoding polyprenyl synthetase family protein, translated as MRTSAIEAPAVDLELDARLAEVIAERRRRAARFSQPYVQLWDAIADIVMRGKKLRPRLLLDGYHAFGGQLDAVALDAACAIELLHVALVIHDDVIDSDDVRRGELNITGRFSADAVARGALRTRAQNWGEASSLLAGDLMLTAAHSLIAQLDVDDETRRSVLEIFDEALFVSAAGEHADVWLSMHIDDASSYDVLAMMEHKTAAYSFQAPLLLAAALAGVDINVHERLADIGTHLGVIYQLRDDVLGVFGDEETIGKSTLSDLREGKETLLIAFARAHQRWNDVAEVFGAPHLTVADSERLREIIVASGALDLVEALIADRCDRVHELIADTKLPEHLRSRLTALATYCRTRRS; from the coding sequence ATGCGCACGTCTGCCATTGAGGCTCCCGCGGTCGATCTCGAGCTCGATGCTCGGCTTGCCGAGGTGATCGCCGAACGACGTCGCCGCGCAGCCCGTTTCAGCCAGCCATACGTTCAGCTCTGGGACGCCATCGCCGACATCGTGATGCGCGGCAAGAAGCTTCGCCCGCGGCTGCTCCTCGACGGATACCACGCATTCGGCGGGCAGCTGGATGCCGTCGCCCTCGACGCTGCCTGCGCCATCGAGCTTCTGCACGTCGCACTGGTCATCCACGACGATGTCATCGACAGCGACGATGTGAGACGAGGCGAGCTGAACATCACGGGTCGTTTCTCCGCGGATGCCGTTGCCCGCGGAGCGTTGCGAACCCGGGCACAAAACTGGGGTGAAGCGTCATCACTGCTCGCGGGCGACCTTATGCTGACAGCGGCGCACTCGCTGATCGCTCAGCTCGACGTTGATGACGAGACGCGCCGCTCCGTCCTGGAAATATTCGACGAGGCCCTCTTCGTCAGCGCGGCAGGCGAGCATGCCGATGTCTGGCTCAGCATGCACATCGATGATGCGAGCTCGTACGACGTGCTCGCGATGATGGAGCACAAGACTGCCGCGTACTCCTTTCAGGCGCCTCTCCTGCTGGCTGCTGCTCTGGCCGGTGTCGACATCAACGTTCACGAGCGTCTCGCGGACATCGGCACGCATCTTGGCGTGATCTATCAGCTTCGCGATGACGTGCTCGGCGTGTTCGGCGACGAAGAAACCATCGGTAAATCGACGCTGAGCGACCTGCGTGAAGGCAAGGAGACTCTGCTGATTGCGTTTGCCCGCGCACACCAAAGGTGGAACGACGTTGCCGAGGTGTTCGGCGCGCCACACCTGACCGTAGCCGACAGCGAGAGGCTGAGAGAGATTATCGTCGCATCGGGTGCGCTCGATCTGGTGGAGGCGCTCATCGCGGATCGGTGCGACCGCGTGCACGAGCTCATTGCCGACACCAAGCTTCCGGAGCATCTCCGCAGCAGGCTGACAGCTCTCGCGACATACTGCCGCACGAGGCGCTCGTGA
- a CDS encoding MarR family winged helix-turn-helix transcriptional regulator, which yields MIVIVPEGKNDADPSIRYFAADPSLVDTSQLSSADVEQCIEVMEAVRQWREADRALTEASRRYMRLNDTDMRAIRFVIRRQEQGSLPTPKDIGREVGISSASTTKLVDRLVAGGHVVRVPHPNDRRTTCITVTSSTRRAARETVGRQHARRFAVAAALSAPDRATVVRFLTDLAAADVPTGALANIEQADAQALDSD from the coding sequence ATGATTGTCATCGTGCCAGAGGGAAAGAACGACGCGGATCCGAGCATCCGCTATTTCGCGGCCGATCCATCGCTCGTTGACACGTCCCAGCTCTCATCGGCCGATGTCGAACAGTGCATCGAGGTGATGGAAGCCGTTCGTCAATGGCGTGAGGCAGACCGTGCCCTCACCGAAGCCTCCCGACGGTATATGCGTCTGAATGATACGGATATGCGTGCAATTCGCTTTGTCATCCGGCGGCAGGAGCAGGGGAGCCTGCCGACTCCCAAAGACATCGGCCGCGAAGTCGGCATCTCGAGCGCGTCGACGACGAAGCTCGTGGATCGTCTCGTCGCCGGAGGACACGTCGTGCGCGTTCCGCATCCGAACGATCGGAGGACGACGTGCATAACGGTTACCTCATCGACAAGGCGCGCCGCCCGAGAGACGGTGGGGCGCCAGCACGCGCGGCGTTTTGCCGTTGCCGCCGCGCTCAGCGCACCAGACCGTGCCACCGTCGTGCGCTTTCTGACCGATCTCGCTGCTGCCGATGTACCGACAGGCGCTCTCGCGAACATTGAACAGGCGGATGCGCAAGCGCTTGATTCTGACTGA
- a CDS encoding FUSC family protein: protein MLQILKSVVAATAAWWISLNVLNSALPFLAPWTALLTVHATVYRSLSRGVQTTVSSAIGVALSFVIGNYLGVHLWTFALALFVGLVGARLSWIRDEGVAIATTAIFVLGSGFSDQEPLLLNRLVEVGLGVAIGVAVNLVVIPPLREQQAARYVDSINRRMGTVLESMADEFSASWDTDRADAWFDEAQAMSDELQSAWQTVKFARESRRGNPRRGIRRIAQWSKQGGGTTGKNHRPSYENILSRVDEGVSHLLHLTRTLQEGTYASGEWDEQFREGWVAIARDAGRAIADPDADVEPIADRLAELTAALSDDHSLPTSTWPIYGSLISSLNHIVTIVDDVASARYARDQ, encoded by the coding sequence TTGCTTCAGATTCTGAAGAGCGTGGTGGCAGCCACGGCCGCGTGGTGGATATCGCTTAACGTGCTGAACTCGGCACTGCCATTCCTCGCTCCGTGGACGGCGCTCCTGACCGTCCACGCGACCGTCTACAGATCGTTGTCGCGCGGAGTGCAGACCACCGTCTCGTCGGCTATCGGCGTTGCCCTGTCATTCGTTATCGGCAACTACCTCGGCGTGCACCTCTGGACGTTCGCGCTGGCACTCTTCGTCGGCCTCGTGGGCGCGCGTCTGTCGTGGATACGTGATGAGGGTGTGGCAATTGCGACGACCGCCATCTTTGTGCTTGGCAGTGGGTTCAGCGACCAGGAGCCCTTGCTGCTCAACCGGCTGGTTGAAGTCGGTCTCGGTGTCGCCATTGGCGTCGCTGTCAATCTCGTCGTCATTCCTCCGCTCCGAGAGCAACAAGCGGCGCGCTACGTCGACAGCATCAACCGGCGCATGGGAACGGTCCTTGAAAGCATGGCGGACGAGTTCTCGGCGTCGTGGGACACCGATCGCGCTGATGCCTGGTTCGACGAGGCGCAGGCCATGAGCGACGAACTGCAGTCCGCATGGCAGACGGTGAAGTTTGCGCGCGAAAGCCGTCGGGGCAACCCTCGACGCGGAATACGCCGGATCGCGCAATGGTCGAAGCAAGGGGGAGGAACGACGGGCAAGAACCACCGGCCCAGCTACGAGAACATCCTTTCTCGCGTTGACGAAGGGGTCTCTCATCTTCTGCACCTGACGCGCACGCTCCAAGAAGGTACCTATGCCTCCGGAGAATGGGATGAGCAGTTTCGGGAGGGGTGGGTCGCGATTGCTCGCGACGCGGGCCGGGCGATTGCCGATCCCGACGCCGACGTCGAACCGATTGCCGATCGGCTCGCCGAGCTCACGGCCGCACTCTCCGACGACCACTCACTGCCCACGAGCACGTGGCCGATCTACGGTTCGCTCATCTCGAGCTTGAACCACATTGTCACGATCGTCGACGACGTTGCCTCTGCTCGATACGCGCGCGACCAGTGA
- a CDS encoding four-helix bundle copper-binding protein: protein MPIREMVESYPKDRGGIDRDALVACIEACLECTQSCTACADACLSEDGVAELRTCIRSNLDCSDICATTANVLSRHTGYDANLTRSVLDACRVACRSCGDECGQHAEMHDHCRVCAETCRRCEQACARLIDSL, encoded by the coding sequence ATGCCTATTCGAGAAATGGTCGAGAGCTACCCGAAAGACCGCGGCGGAATCGACCGAGATGCGCTCGTCGCGTGCATTGAGGCGTGCTTGGAGTGCACGCAGAGCTGTACCGCCTGCGCCGACGCGTGCCTGAGCGAAGACGGCGTCGCAGAGTTGCGCACGTGCATTCGCAGCAATCTCGATTGCTCAGACATCTGCGCGACGACGGCGAACGTGCTCTCGCGGCATACGGGCTACGACGCAAACCTCACGCGAAGCGTGCTCGATGCATGCCGCGTGGCGTGCCGCAGCTGCGGCGACGAATGCGGCCAGCACGCCGAGATGCACGACCACTGCCGCGTCTGCGCCGAGACGTGCCGTCGATGCGAGCAGGCGTGCGCGAGACTCATCGACTCGCTGTGA